One genomic window of Panicum hallii strain FIL2 chromosome 6, PHallii_v3.1, whole genome shotgun sequence includes the following:
- the LOC112897943 gene encoding transmembrane 9 superfamily member 9-like translates to MRPPAMLRWAGAALALLAAAPAAAFYLPGVAPNDFQKKDPLLVKVNKLTSTKTQLPYSYYSLPFCKPDTIVDSAENLGEVLRGDRIENSPYVFEMREPKMCQIVCRASIDDKQAKELKEKIGDEYRVNMILDNLPLVVPIAWQDRDAVVYQGGYHVGVKGQYAGSKDEKVFIHNHLTFLVKYHKDETTELSRIVGFEVKPFSINHQFEGQWNDKNTHLITCDPHASKLVTNSDTPQEVEAGKEIIFTYDVGFEESDVKWASRWDTYLLMTDDQIHWFSIVNSLMIVLFLSGMVAMIMLRTLYRDISRYNQLENEEEAQEETGWKLVHGDVFRPPANSDLLCVCVGTGVQFFGMLLVTMIFAVLGFLSPSNRGGLMTAMLLTWVLMGLFAGYASSRFYKMFKGSEWKSITLRTAFLFPGIAFGIFFILNALIWGEKSSGAVPFTTMFALVLLWFGISVPLVFVGSYLGFKQPAIEAPVKTNKIPRQVPEQAWYMNPAFTILIGGILPFGAVFIELFFILTSIWLHQFYYIFGFLFLVFIILIITCAEITIVLCYFQLCSEDYNWWWRSYLTSGSSAIYLFLYAGFYFFTKLQITKLVSGKLYFGYMLLASFAFCVLTGAIGFCACFWFTRLIYSSVKID, encoded by the exons AAAGATCCACTTTTGGTGAAGGTGAACAAGCTGACATCCACAAAGACACAACTTCCCTACTCCTATTACTCTCTTCCTTTCTGCAAGCCGGACACGATAGTTGACAGCGCAGAGAATCTTGGAGAAGTTCTGCGCGGTGATCGCATTGAGAACTCCCCTTATGTG TTTGAGATGAGGGAGCCCAAGATGTGCCAGATTGTCTGCAGAGCATCAATTGATGATAAACAAGCAAAGGAGCTCAAGGAAAAGATAGGTGATGAGTATCGGGTGAACAT GATTCTTGACAACCTCCCGTTAGTTGTTCCTATCGCATGGCAGGATAGGGATGCTGTTGTTTATCAGGGTGGATATCATGTTGGTGTCAAGGGCCAGTATGCTGGT AGCAAGGACGAGAAGGTCTTTATCCACAACCACTTGACTTTTTTAGTTAAATACCACAAGGATGAAACTACAGAACTCTCTAGAATTGTTGGATTTGAGGTCAAACCATTCAG TATTAACCATCAGTTTGAAGGCCAATGGAATGATAAAAACACTCATTTGATCACGTGCGATCCTCATGCCAGCAAGCTTGTGACAAACTCAGATACTCCTCAGGAGGTTGAAGCTGGAAAGGAAATCATATTTACCTATGATGTTGGCTTTGAG GAAAGTGATGTCAAGTGGGCTTCTCGCTGGGACACCTACCTGTTAATGACAGATGATCAAATTCACTGGTTTTCCATTGTGAACTCTCTCATGATCGTACTCTTCTTATCTGGGATGGTGGCCATGATTATGCTCCGCACTCTGTATAGAGATATCTCCAGGTACAACCAGCTCGAAAATGAAGAAGAAGCCCAAGAGGAGACAGGATGGAAGCTTGTTCATGGAGATGTGTTCCGCCCTCCTGCAAACTCTGACTTACTCTGTGTCTGCGTTGGGACTGGTGTTCAGTTCTTTGGTATGCTGCTAGTAACCATGATTTTCGCTGTTCTGGGATTCCTTTCGCCATCAAACCGAGGAGGGCTGATGACTGCCATGCTGCTCACTTGGGTCCTGATGGGATTGTTTGCTGGATATGCTTCTTCACGCTTCTATAAGATGTTTAAAGGATCAGAGTGGAAGAGTATCACCCTAAGGACTGCTTTCCTGTTTCCCGGGATTGCTTTCGGTATTTTCTTCATCCTGAATGCTCTTATATGGGGGGAGAAGTCGTCTGGTGCTGTTCCTTTCACCACAATGTTTGCCTTGGTCCTCCTTTGGTTTGGTATCTCTGTTCCTCTTGTATTTGTTGGGAGCTACCTGGGCTTCAAGCAACCTGCCATTGAGGCTCCAGTGAAGACTAACAAGATCCCAAGACAGGTCCCTGAGCAGGCTTGGTACATGAACCCTGCCTTCACCATTCTTATTGGTGGCATTCTTCCATTTGGGGCAGTCTTCATTGAGCTCTTCTTCATCCTCACGTCAATTTGGCTTCACCAGTTCTACTACATCTTTGGCTTCCTTTTCCTGGTGTTCATTATCCTGATCATCACCTGTGCGGAGATTACGATCGTGCTGTGCTATTTCCAACTGTGCAGTGAGGACTATAACTGGTGGTGGAGGTCCTATCTCACCTCGGGATCATCTGCAATCTACCTCTTCCTATATGCCGGGTTCTACTTCTTCACAAAGCTGCAG ATCACAAAACTGGTGTCAGGCAAACTGTACTTTGGCTACATGCTTCTCGCCTCGTTTGCATTCTGTGTGCTCACCGGTGCAATCGGCTTCTGCGCCTGCTTCTGGTTCACGAGATTGATCTACTCATCTGTGAAGATCGACTAG